One Bacteroidota bacterium DNA window includes the following coding sequences:
- the porU gene encoding type IX secretion system sortase PorU, whose translation MPIKSFLTKVQRYKMLFIFVFLFYLNNDVFSQTINKKITFNWNTETIYKDSINKGIKILSFENVILDNTANFLPGFITNFDLPYTCEFQVEIKNKKFVTVKENFKNIENINNRELNIKTTINYKNKIPFAVVSFIPLRKNPVSREIEKLISCDIEIVIGQKIFKKSFNKRSSSSSVLETGDWYKLSFSSSGVYKIDYNYLQDMGLNPSTINPKKIKIFGNGGGMVPQSYLTSYPDDLKENAIYIKGENDNSFDKGDYILFWIQGPHIWNYNYNSKVFHHQLNYYSDESYYFLTIATEDGKRINNQQSLSSSSDYVSTAFDYLTFHEKTLKTDVTDYVKSGRDWFGETFYYTSSQNFTFNIPNIITSEPLVFESYVAARSQYGADVNYFSINVDGNNFTQKLSAVDINYYLAQFSSINKKTFSFNPTADNLVFNYIYSRPGTDASGWLNYIELNARAQLILNNGQLNFRDSKTINKGVSEFQLQSSLNSILLWDVTDIYNVKNQEFSKIGNNFIFRLQTDTLKEFVAFDESSAQNPAGVVKIQNQNLHGLKNIDMVIVTYSKFLNAANRLAEFHKNVDSLSTEVVLVSKLYNEFSSGAQDISAIRNFMKMLYDKAETEDEQPKYLLLFGDASYDYKNVLPSNTNYVPTYQSKTIYYPTSSYASDDYFGFLDDNEGKWDNVAESQYFKMDISVGRIPVTSLEQAEAMTDKIIHYSAKSSFGDWRNKIVFISDDPDDDGGNHHYFQSEKLAEGVFSGVKDMNVQKVFLDAFPQITSPNGHKYPDAHEAIIEKVNSGALVVNYIGHGGESGWAHERVLEIPDIVSWNNLDNMPLFITATCEFSRYDDPERVSAGEWVLLNSNGGGIALFTTSRVVYVSSNNALTNIIYDSNIFKKQNDGKAKTLGEIITTTKNKATFHTNTRKFILLGDPAITLAYPQNEVVTTSVPDTFKALSKVSISGEIRNNAGNKISDFNGTIYPSIFDKRTEIKTLANDPKSKVESFYVMENIIYKGKVSVKNGEFSFDFVVPKDISYQDGIGKISYYATDNSTDANGYFNDIVIGGTSDSIIEDDKRPEVTLYIGDTNFISGGLTNENPLMFAKLWDENGINTTGNGIGHELIAVLDGNEPIVLNNYYESVLNDFRKGEIKYPFKNLSAGKHTLWIKVWDVANNSATDEIEFIVRNSEKIEISNLKNVPNPFVWKTNFNFEHNIAGQDVEINLQIFDINAKLIKIIKRKTFVEGSRVVDVEWDGRDSYGKNLEQGIYIYRLILSTEDGRIATASNKMVIIN comes from the coding sequence TTATTACTAATTTTGATTTACCTTATACTTGTGAATTTCAGGTAGAAATAAAAAATAAGAAATTCGTTACTGTAAAAGAGAATTTTAAAAATATTGAGAACATTAATAATAGAGAACTAAATATAAAAACTACCATTAATTACAAGAATAAAATACCTTTTGCAGTTGTATCTTTTATTCCTTTAAGAAAAAATCCTGTAAGTAGAGAAATTGAGAAATTGATTTCATGTGATATTGAAATTGTTATTGGACAAAAGATTTTTAAGAAATCATTTAATAAGAGATCGTCAAGTTCATCGGTTTTAGAAACGGGAGATTGGTATAAGTTAAGTTTCTCTTCATCGGGAGTTTATAAAATTGACTACAATTACTTACAAGACATGGGATTAAACCCATCAACGATAAATCCTAAAAAAATTAAAATTTTTGGAAACGGAGGCGGAATGGTACCCCAAAGCTACTTAACATCTTATCCTGATGACCTTAAAGAAAATGCTATTTACATAAAAGGTGAAAATGATAATAGTTTCGATAAAGGGGATTATATTTTATTTTGGATACAAGGACCTCACATTTGGAATTATAATTACAACAGCAAAGTTTTTCATCATCAATTAAATTACTACTCTGATGAGTCCTATTATTTTTTAACAATTGCAACAGAAGATGGAAAAAGAATTAACAATCAACAATCTTTATCATCAAGTTCTGATTATGTTTCAACGGCTTTTGATTATTTGACTTTTCATGAAAAAACACTAAAAACCGATGTAACTGATTATGTGAAGTCGGGCAGAGATTGGTTTGGTGAAACATTTTATTACACAAGCTCTCAAAATTTTACTTTTAATATTCCGAATATAATTACTTCAGAGCCATTAGTTTTTGAATCTTATGTTGCAGCTCGCTCACAATATGGTGCTGATGTTAATTATTTTAGCATCAATGTTGATGGAAATAATTTTACACAAAAATTATCAGCAGTTGACATTAATTATTACCTCGCACAATTTTCTTCAATCAATAAAAAAACATTTTCTTTTAATCCAACAGCAGACAATCTTGTTTTTAACTATATTTATAGTCGCCCCGGCACAGATGCTTCGGGCTGGTTGAATTACATTGAACTGAATGCCCGTGCTCAATTAATCTTAAACAACGGTCAATTAAATTTTAGAGATTCGAAAACAATTAACAAAGGTGTTTCAGAATTTCAGTTACAAAGTTCTTTAAATTCTATTTTGTTATGGGATGTTACCGATATATATAATGTAAAGAATCAAGAATTTAGTAAAATCGGAAATAATTTTATTTTTCGTTTACAAACAGATACTTTAAAAGAGTTTGTTGCATTTGATGAAAGTTCAGCACAAAACCCCGCTGGTGTCGTAAAAATTCAAAACCAAAATTTACATGGCTTAAAAAATATTGACATGGTAATAGTTACTTATTCTAAATTTTTGAATGCAGCAAATCGATTGGCAGAATTTCACAAAAATGTTGACAGTTTAAGTACAGAGGTGGTTTTAGTAAGCAAACTTTATAACGAATTTTCTTCGGGAGCTCAAGATATTTCTGCTATCCGTAATTTTATGAAAATGTTGTACGACAAAGCTGAAACAGAGGATGAACAACCTAAATATTTACTTCTTTTCGGAGATGCTTCTTATGACTATAAAAATGTGTTACCATCAAATACAAATTATGTTCCTACCTATCAAAGTAAAACAATTTATTACCCAACAAGCTCTTATGCCTCTGATGATTATTTTGGATTTTTAGATGACAACGAAGGAAAATGGGATAACGTTGCGGAAAGTCAGTATTTTAAAATGGATATATCAGTAGGAAGAATACCTGTAACAAGTTTGGAACAAGCAGAAGCAATGACTGATAAAATTATTCATTATTCAGCCAAAAGTTCTTTTGGCGATTGGAGAAATAAAATTGTTTTTATTTCTGATGACCCTGATGATGACGGAGGCAATCACCATTATTTTCAATCCGAAAAACTTGCCGAGGGAGTTTTTAGTGGGGTAAAAGATATGAATGTTCAAAAAGTTTTTTTAGATGCTTTTCCGCAAATTACTTCACCAAATGGTCATAAATACCCTGATGCTCATGAAGCGATTATAGAAAAAGTAAATTCGGGTGCTTTGGTAGTAAACTATATAGGACATGGAGGAGAATCCGGTTGGGCACACGAAAGAGTTTTAGAAATTCCTGATATTGTTTCTTGGAATAATTTAGATAATATGCCTCTTTTTATAACGGCAACATGTGAATTTAGCAGATATGATGATCCTGAAAGAGTTTCGGCAGGTGAATGGGTTTTGTTAAATTCCAATGGAGGTGGAATTGCTTTATTTACAACATCACGTGTTGTTTATGTTAGTTCAAATAATGCTTTAACAAATATTATTTATGATAGCAATATTTTCAAAAAACAAAATGACGGAAAAGCAAAAACACTTGGAGAAATTATTACAACAACAAAAAACAAAGCAACATTTCATACAAATACAAGAAAATTTATTTTGTTAGGCGACCCTGCTATTACTCTTGCATACCCTCAAAATGAAGTTGTAACGACAAGTGTTCCTGATACTTTTAAGGCTTTATCAAAAGTAAGTATTTCGGGAGAAATTCGAAATAATGCAGGAAATAAAATTAGTGATTTCAACGGGACTATTTATCCTTCAATTTTTGACAAAAGAACAGAAATAAAAACTCTTGCCAATGATCCTAAAAGTAAAGTTGAAAGTTTTTATGTAATGGAAAATATTATTTACAAAGGCAAAGTAAGTGTAAAAAATGGTGAATTTAGCTTTGATTTTGTTGTACCAAAAGATATTTCATATCAGGATGGTATAGGAAAAATAAGCTATTACGCTACTGATAATTCAACTGACGCAAATGGTTATTTTAATGACATAGTAATCGGAGGAACATCTGATAGCATTATTGAAGACGATAAAAGACCGGAGGTAACATTATATATTGGTGATACAAATTTTATTTCAGGAGGACTTACAAACGAAAATCCGCTTATGTTTGCAAAATTATGGGATGAAAACGGAATAAACACTACAGGAAATGGGATAGGACATGAATTGATTGCTGTTCTTGATGGTAATGAACCAATTGTTTTAAACAATTATTACGAATCTGTATTAAATGATTTTCGGAAAGGGGAAATCAAATATCCATTCAAAAATTTGTCAGCAGGGAAACATACATTATGGATAAAAGTTTGGGATGTTGCCAATAATTCCGCTACTGATGAAATTGAATTTATTGTAAGAAATTCAGAAAAAATTGAGATTAGTAACTTAAAAAATGTTCCAAATCCTTTTGTTTGGAAAACAAATTTTAATTTTGAACACAATATTGCAGGTCAAGATGTAGAAATTAACTTGCAGATTTTTGATATTAATGCTAAACTTATTAAAATAATAAAAAGAAAAACATTTGTTGAAGGTAGCCGTGTTGTTGATGTTGAGTGGGATGGAAGAGACAGTTACGGGAAAAATTTGGAACAGGGAATATATATTTATCGTCTTATTTTATCAACCGAAGATGGAAGAATAGCAACTGCTTCAAATAAAATGGTAATAATTAACTAA
- the porV gene encoding type IX secretion system outer membrane channel protein PorV has product MSKIRVFAIIFMLVAIAFGKVNSQTAQDQYERAKNGRNVVTTAVPFLMITPDSRSGALGDCGVALPNDPNAIHWNPAKLAFAEDNIGLSISYIPWLKSLVPDINLSYLSAYKRIDDMSAFGGSLRYFSLGDITFTNINGESMGDFRPHELAVDGAYARKLAENFSIGVALRFIYSNLAGNTPLQNGTETKPGIAGAGDISFYWKLNPFQIDERDVDASFGLNISNIGSKITYTDEMDRDYIPMNLRLGGYFNYVIDEYNEIAFTFDVNKLLVPTPPFYDIDSSGNPIYDNDNNPVIFKGMSPDVPVIAGMMQSFYDAPGGFNEEMKEINPSFGFEYWYAKQFAVRAGYFYEHEMKGNRQFLSLGIGMKYNILNLDVSYLIPTNNKTASQTSPLDKTVRFSIIFNFKDNK; this is encoded by the coding sequence ATGAGTAAAATACGAGTTTTTGCAATTATTTTTATGCTAGTAGCGATAGCATTTGGAAAAGTAAATAGTCAAACTGCCCAAGACCAATATGAAAGAGCAAAAAACGGCAGAAATGTAGTAACCACAGCGGTTCCTTTTTTAATGATTACTCCTGATTCAAGGTCGGGTGCTCTTGGTGATTGTGGTGTAGCATTACCTAACGACCCTAATGCCATTCATTGGAATCCTGCGAAACTTGCATTTGCAGAAGATAATATAGGATTGTCAATATCATATATCCCTTGGCTAAAATCTTTGGTACCTGATATTAATCTTTCATATTTATCTGCTTACAAAAGAATTGACGATATGTCTGCTTTTGGTGGTTCTTTACGATATTTTTCACTGGGAGATATTACTTTTACAAATATCAATGGTGAATCAATGGGGGATTTTCGTCCGCATGAATTAGCTGTTGATGGAGCTTATGCCCGTAAATTAGCTGAAAACTTTTCTATTGGTGTGGCTCTCAGATTTATTTATTCTAATCTTGCTGGAAATACTCCTTTACAAAATGGAACAGAAACAAAGCCTGGAATTGCCGGTGCTGGAGATATTTCCTTTTACTGGAAACTCAATCCTTTTCAAATTGATGAAAGAGATGTTGATGCCAGCTTTGGCTTAAATATTTCAAATATTGGTTCGAAAATTACCTATACCGATGAAATGGACAGAGATTATATCCCTATGAATCTACGACTTGGAGGATATTTCAATTATGTAATTGATGAATATAATGAAATTGCATTTACATTTGATGTAAACAAACTCTTAGTTCCAACACCACCATTTTATGATATCGACTCTTCGGGAAATCCAATTTATGATAATGACAACAATCCTGTTATTTTTAAAGGTATGTCACCTGATGTACCTGTAATTGCAGGAATGATGCAATCTTTTTATGATGCACCAGGTGGTTTTAATGAAGAAATGAAAGAAATTAATCCATCTTTTGGTTTTGAATATTGGTATGCAAAACAATTTGCCGTAAGAGCAGGATATTTTTACGAACACGAAATGAAAGGTAACAGACAATTTCTTTCTCTTGGGATTGGAATGAAATACAACATTCTCAATCTTGATGTTTCTTATTTAATACCAACAAATAATAAAACGGCAAGTCAAACAAGTCCTTTGGATAAAACAGTAAGATTTTCTATTATCTTTAATTTCAAAGATAATAAATGA
- the ispF gene encoding 2-C-methyl-D-erythritol 2,4-cyclodiphosphate synthase: MIPRIGFGYDVHKLEKGLDLIIGSVKIKHSKGCIAHSDGDVLIHAICDALLGASDLNDIGFHFPDTDEKYKNIESSYLLKKTVELIRNKGFEISNIDSTIVLQKPRIRDYIWQMKEKLATTMNINEGQISIKATTSEKLGFEGREEGVSAHAVVLIFDS; encoded by the coding sequence ATGATACCCAGAATAGGCTTTGGTTATGATGTTCACAAACTCGAAAAGGGTTTAGATTTAATCATTGGGTCTGTAAAAATAAAACATAGTAAAGGATGTATTGCACATTCAGATGGTGATGTTTTGATTCATGCTATTTGTGATGCACTTTTAGGTGCTTCCGATTTAAATGATATAGGATTTCATTTTCCTGATACTGATGAAAAATATAAAAATATTGAAAGTAGCTATCTGTTAAAAAAAACAGTAGAACTTATAAGAAACAAAGGTTTTGAAATTTCTAATATCGACTCAACAATTGTTTTACAAAAACCAAGAATAAGAGATTACATCTGGCAAATGAAAGAAAAGCTTGCTACTACAATGAATATTAATGAAGGACAAATCTCAATAAAAGCTACTACCAGTGAAAAATTAGGCTTTGAAGGAAGAGAAGAAGGAGTGAGTGCTCATGCGGTTGTTTTGATTTTTGATTCCTAA
- a CDS encoding MBL fold metallo-hydrolase translates to MIKVGKIAVNLFQTNTYFLYDDTKEAIIIDPGCSNKDEENEIVSFIKEKGLKPVRLINTHCHIDHILGNKFVSKKYKLELEAHKDEELNRTNSDENASQFGLPQPQSPKISKYLDEGDVIKFGNSQLRVLFTPGHTAGHITLVSDEDKFIICGDVLFNDSIGRTDLPGGDYDVLTKSIKTKLFTLDDDFIVYPGHYRDTTIGKEKVSNPYL, encoded by the coding sequence ATGATAAAAGTTGGAAAAATCGCAGTCAATTTGTTTCAAACAAATACATATTTCCTCTATGACGACACTAAGGAAGCAATAATTATTGATCCCGGTTGTTCGAATAAAGATGAAGAAAATGAGATTGTTTCATTTATTAAAGAAAAAGGACTAAAACCTGTAAGGTTAATAAATACACATTGCCATATTGACCATATTCTTGGAAATAAATTTGTTTCAAAAAAATATAAGCTTGAACTTGAGGCTCATAAAGATGAAGAACTTAACCGTACAAATTCTGATGAGAATGCATCACAATTTGGTCTTCCTCAACCACAATCTCCAAAGATTTCAAAATATCTTGATGAAGGAGATGTGATAAAATTTGGCAATTCTCAACTAAGAGTGCTTTTTACTCCGGGACACACTGCGGGACATATTACTTTGGTTTCGGATGAAGATAAATTTATAATTTGTGGCGATGTTCTTTTTAACGATAGCATAGGAAGAACAGATTTACCGGGAGGTGATTACGATGTTTTAACAAAATCAATAAAAACAAAATTATTCACTCTTGATGACGATTTTATTGTTTATCCCGGGCATTACAGAGATACAACAATTGGCAAAGAAAAAGTTTCTAATCCTTATTTGTAA
- the rsmD gene encoding 16S rRNA (guanine(966)-N(2))-methyltransferase RsmD gives MRIISGIKKGHQVQAPKKLPVRPTTDFSRENIFNILENTFFLEKIDVLDLFSGTGIVSFEFASRGSKSILSVDSNSASLAFIKKEAKNLGFENFKTIKSDAINFLNKTELKFDIIFADPPYNYNHHKELTDKIFEKEVLKEKGQFILEHSKQSNMSEHQYFKSKRTYGQSEFSFFYKNIKTE, from the coding sequence AAAATTGCCGGTAAGACCGACAACTGATTTTTCAAGAGAAAATATTTTTAATATTCTTGAAAACACTTTTTTTCTTGAAAAAATTGATGTGTTAGACCTTTTTTCAGGAACAGGTATTGTGAGTTTCGAATTCGCTTCACGAGGAAGCAAATCAATACTTTCTGTCGACAGCAATTCTGCAAGTTTAGCTTTTATTAAAAAAGAAGCAAAAAATCTTGGCTTTGAAAATTTTAAAACCATAAAATCTGATGCAATAAATTTTTTAAACAAAACAGAATTAAAATTTGATATAATTTTTGCCGATCCTCCTTATAATTATAACCATCACAAAGAATTAACAGATAAAATTTTTGAGAAAGAAGTATTAAAAGAAAAAGGTCAGTTTATTCTTGAACATTCAAAACAAAGCAACATGAGTGAACATCAATACTTTAAAAGCAAAAGAACTTACGGACAAAGTGAATTTAGTTTTTTTTATAAAAATATTAAAACAGAATAA